The Leadbettera azotonutricia ZAS-9 genome has a window encoding:
- the aat gene encoding leucyl/phenylalanyl-tRNA--protein transferase gives MKSGPDPKFPYLAADERFGFPLPDECPDSIIAWGGNLSPGMLLSAYEQGLFPWYNPSDPVLWQSPDPRFAVYPENLCISQSMKKVLRRGDFEIAFDRDFAGVIQNCSEIERPGQNGTWITEEIISGYTELHKLGWAHSAEAYFEGKLAGGCYGVRLGKIFFGESMFSRVSNSSKAAFLTLAQSLFADGVSIIDSQVHTDHLESLGGVEIPRREYLDILRKIMAERDDRNSEEERDLYDRRGKWQIGGDGIAGGFGNSLCKKKPS, from the coding sequence ATGAAGAGCGGACCTGATCCCAAGTTCCCCTACCTTGCCGCAGATGAACGTTTCGGTTTTCCTTTGCCCGACGAATGTCCCGACAGCATAATAGCCTGGGGCGGCAATCTATCCCCTGGCATGCTTTTATCCGCGTATGAGCAGGGCCTGTTCCCCTGGTACAACCCCAGCGATCCTGTGCTGTGGCAATCCCCTGATCCCCGTTTTGCGGTCTACCCTGAAAACCTCTGCATTTCCCAATCCATGAAAAAGGTGCTAAGGCGAGGGGATTTCGAAATTGCCTTTGACAGGGACTTTGCGGGGGTAATACAAAACTGTTCAGAAATTGAACGCCCAGGGCAGAACGGGACCTGGATCACGGAGGAGATTATTTCGGGCTATACGGAACTGCACAAGCTGGGCTGGGCCCACTCGGCCGAGGCTTATTTTGAAGGGAAGCTCGCAGGAGGTTGCTATGGCGTGCGTCTCGGGAAGATCTTCTTCGGCGAATCCATGTTTTCCCGGGTTTCCAATTCCTCCAAAGCGGCCTTCCTCACTCTGGCGCAAAGCCTCTTTGCCGACGGCGTAAGCATTATCGACAGCCAGGTCCACACCGATCACCTCGAAAGCCTGGGGGGCGTGGAAATCCCCCGCCGGGAATACCTGGACATTCTGCGAAAAATCATGGCTGAACGGGATGACCGCAATTCAGAAGAGGAACGGGACCTTTATGACAGAAGGGGAAAGTGGCAAATTGGCGGAGACGGCATAGCCGGAGGCTTTGGGAATTCCCTGTGCAAAAAAAAGCCTTCGTAA
- the clpS gene encoding ATP-dependent Clp protease adapter ClpS: MPEAVFGGSEVLPERKEELKAPEDYTVVLLNDNYTTREFVVEVLRLVFHKNQADATKIMLKVHHQGRGVVGVYTWDIAQTKANQVHALAREYGFPLRCIVEEA, encoded by the coding sequence ATGCCCGAAGCGGTCTTTGGCGGCAGTGAGGTACTGCCCGAAAGGAAAGAGGAGCTCAAAGCGCCAGAGGATTACACTGTGGTGCTTCTCAACGATAACTATACTACCAGGGAATTTGTGGTGGAGGTGCTGAGGCTCGTCTTCCATAAAAACCAGGCGGATGCTACAAAAATTATGCTGAAGGTTCACCACCAGGGACGGGGGGTGGTGGGCGTTTATACCTGGGATATAGCCCAGACCAAGGCGAATCAGGTGCATGCCTTGGCCAGAGAATATGGATTTCCCCTCCGCTGTATTGTCGAAGAAGCATAA
- a CDS encoding Ig-like domain-containing protein → MKKAVLCVILAGLMLSCEQIVGLGSKADLAPPILGTGENGIKPASGAYISARTVLTGHAKDDIGVSKVEVSIIGYKRGAGELSTDTYVANYNQATGNFSYDFASQDYDDGEIKVIYTIFDKQGKTTEAPEIPYIVKNLPPQIRMTVPAIQDAEFDDANLNIALADEANWIPYINDLMGMATDAYGIARGYPQIMLWPKDNTPVENDGKFGEWRKMKMPKDADGLLATQFTWPLKKLVQSNGAWVPSPGSNDSDYLEPGEYRFKIRTMDKNGVVNTYPNRLDNKAGPNGSALDPSDPSLNQYMQIRIIAITNPRITILNTPEKPFPAYYKGTEDFVAHITVTAANPIVSVRGKLGNSDFSSTSAGNIYSAISQGGNEYTLVIPRTDNGLDFADLSQELFLEAQDNAGKTAAAGKAFQIDKNAPKVEINEPAAYDARVTSTTSLRGSAEDAETQVMALYYALGWKESGIVDPNSPSVAPDETGWHDTGLAKGKIPASGNIPINNAWKGTISNWTWTFDNIGDITRKVKPVAPPSIGDAVGDYVKVFDAYGDDPSKPSYLYELPIKFKAVDTAGNIGIKEFRVIVDPDADAPFVEITSHHTNDIVGGEVRLSGTANDNDWIYGVEIRIRKMPDAKTQTSFDNVDTNSISRSGWLWATGTGTATGNGEQNWIPVTTGTKSSVVSWFHSINKAAPGEADYLTPPEGKQRLVDIEVRARDATLNNQNLPKSTGPITRITLKFDGTVPTIKDIKILRANMPDLDYDMGVKVSGAFKIQAKIRDESGISSIKIKGDETNTYDEVINNSTYISGPEKDANGMVVYTLTVPINSNSAWFNGIFENKSGSYNLGVQIQDTNSPMPNLTQATITLQIDNYYPLGSYTGKTDAAGTYSISGKARDTGTGISVQGVDRVVVYFSRDGNPISLWQDHPESALHPAQWIYNQKAKPGRSAESETPGSEITLSFFPKNSAISNNAGIVINDNGDIPGVGGNNYNQSFTGNPDKEWSAKFDTGARFKDGPVTLHYVIFDTAGNASYFEKKLVIKNNIPSIASITLGTDLIGHPYNNEVFDGNKKISANYENTGFTSRNNALRFRIESSGGNGAIHYKVSSILGESAPKAVQDLEKGKAYKIETAGAGTIWKDLGLSDSADGKAGDIFIASVNGSAAAGSGTVREIRLSEAAQQFKSGAVPAGTNTIDLVFRGNAAGQNFAASGGIPDANGIRFFVKAYDTMIPGGDEKDQLSDCKIISLNINNIDETLPKARLYDLNPNAEASIKGAGGTVNDWSPVEPTNSSIKRLGENESRGSIYREGTTASPLIQGHIEPRGVNPNQSIWVTNGVPSQFPRDQVSGKVILRGYTEDNQRITGIKLQFGNDENTAFDILKADSTTGRLVPVTGAGSANIKDGDVKVYDELDLDGHRVEWAFIWDSTQRPAGVIVGEQIAVKAIVLDANSNKSAEAKQEIGNADYNSIKVDLVPYIAEVETALSPFYKRAPSVFNRTAQGHYPVAEKDIIKVHVFNAFDTAKNDITLDGKILDITGNTSDTGRPSRTLSANIKTGSTGGLVVTANSIKSKNNTNNNEAVYNQQPNGINNDTLTDDAVIDVWQFTEVFKSRSESRYPTMKVGPQGQIGFSFANDYQWFNMPGYLYKADSSAATNAGNNNGFWSQTPYQRAWGGFTYNTFAFDPKGFTYGAAINIDEAGEKQGANFSFMNRRPNALPGDMGDHDNYEGALINAMRLENTALPSSPAKTSWIVDVNRIQSPAIVTSMRDPKSAINDTDNRVNVYMAYYDRTTKQVRFRSGSVGKNRSDTMGSDILATVSSNNLFTTNEPHNLAAGTEVYIHKRHDGNPDKTIPYYVLSNGANSFSLSSTSGGSIATVPSGDYGVSVSSGGLVDLSGNSASGYARIDYADAKPSSYQTVAASGQYNPGKSITYNNISGATGWTTDYPQATEYGPGKHVAIEVVKNGNADVALLAWFDEQHDQLVYSYNINPSGNSAAQWQSNAKTIEDNAGEGVSMAVDSNGGVHLAYYSSNGADLKYAYAPSYHSDFSIVTVDSYLSVGTLSTITVGMDASGRQVPYISYYATGAAALRAKVAYRDYATVPNGGTAVAGSDSTDRVTGAWEISVVPTKNTPSEYKVSVGVYTVNGYLVEIPSNTGGTLLTGSGYAGTIPVDAPTRVYGNGTLNPVVGYGTASNLEMAQKK, encoded by the coding sequence ATGAAGAAAGCTGTTTTATGCGTTATCCTGGCAGGCCTTATGCTGTCTTGTGAACAGATAGTCGGGCTTGGTTCAAAAGCCGATCTGGCTCCACCGATCCTTGGCACAGGCGAAAATGGCATAAAACCCGCATCAGGCGCGTATATATCCGCCCGGACTGTTTTAACCGGGCATGCCAAAGATGACATTGGTGTTTCAAAAGTTGAAGTGAGCATCATCGGTTATAAAAGAGGCGCAGGCGAACTCTCAACAGATACCTATGTGGCAAATTATAATCAGGCCACCGGTAATTTTTCCTACGATTTTGCGTCACAGGATTACGACGACGGCGAGATCAAGGTGATATACACGATATTCGACAAACAGGGGAAAACCACAGAGGCGCCGGAGATTCCTTATATCGTAAAGAATCTGCCCCCCCAGATCAGAATGACTGTCCCTGCCATACAGGATGCGGAATTTGATGATGCAAATTTAAACATCGCTCTTGCGGACGAGGCAAACTGGATTCCCTACATAAACGATCTTATGGGTATGGCGACCGATGCCTATGGCATCGCGCGGGGATACCCCCAGATCATGCTCTGGCCCAAAGATAATACTCCCGTGGAGAATGACGGTAAATTCGGCGAGTGGCGGAAAATGAAAATGCCCAAGGATGCCGATGGTCTTCTTGCTACCCAGTTTACCTGGCCTTTAAAAAAATTAGTGCAGTCAAACGGGGCATGGGTACCTTCCCCCGGCAGCAACGATTCCGATTATCTTGAGCCCGGGGAATACCGGTTTAAAATCAGAACCATGGATAAGAACGGGGTGGTAAACACCTATCCGAATCGCCTTGACAATAAAGCCGGCCCGAATGGATCTGCCCTTGACCCTTCAGATCCATCTCTTAATCAATATATGCAGATACGAATAATCGCAATCACCAATCCGAGAATTACCATACTCAATACTCCGGAGAAACCTTTCCCTGCATACTACAAAGGGACTGAAGATTTTGTTGCCCATATAACAGTTACTGCTGCTAACCCCATTGTTTCTGTGCGAGGCAAACTTGGCAATAGCGATTTTTCTTCAACCAGCGCCGGCAATATCTATTCAGCCATAAGCCAGGGCGGGAATGAATATACACTTGTTATTCCCCGTACTGATAACGGCCTTGATTTTGCGGATTTAAGCCAGGAATTATTTTTGGAAGCCCAGGACAATGCTGGAAAAACAGCTGCTGCCGGCAAAGCATTTCAGATTGACAAGAATGCACCCAAAGTTGAAATAAATGAACCTGCCGCCTATGATGCACGGGTAACCAGTACCACCAGTTTACGTGGTTCTGCGGAAGATGCGGAAACCCAGGTAATGGCGCTCTACTACGCGCTGGGCTGGAAGGAATCGGGCATTGTTGACCCGAATTCCCCCTCAGTAGCCCCTGATGAAACAGGTTGGCACGACACAGGCCTTGCAAAGGGCAAAATCCCTGCGTCAGGCAATATCCCCATTAACAATGCCTGGAAAGGGACCATTTCCAACTGGACCTGGACTTTTGACAATATTGGCGATATTACCCGCAAGGTAAAACCTGTCGCGCCGCCTTCAATCGGCGATGCTGTAGGCGACTATGTAAAAGTATTTGATGCCTATGGGGACGATCCTTCCAAACCGTCCTATCTTTATGAACTACCCATTAAATTCAAAGCCGTAGATACTGCGGGAAATATAGGGATAAAAGAATTCAGGGTAATAGTCGATCCTGATGCGGATGCTCCCTTTGTGGAAATAACTAGCCACCACACCAATGATATCGTCGGCGGCGAAGTCCGGCTCAGCGGCACTGCCAACGACAACGACTGGATATACGGGGTTGAAATCAGGATACGAAAAATGCCGGATGCCAAAACCCAAACCAGTTTTGACAACGTTGATACGAACAGTATTTCCCGCTCCGGCTGGCTGTGGGCCACCGGGACTGGCACAGCTACCGGCAATGGCGAACAGAACTGGATTCCCGTAACCACAGGGACAAAGAGTTCCGTGGTAAGCTGGTTCCATTCCATCAATAAAGCCGCTCCCGGCGAGGCCGATTACCTGACTCCCCCGGAGGGAAAACAGCGCCTGGTGGATATTGAAGTACGTGCCAGGGATGCAACCCTTAACAATCAGAACCTTCCCAAGTCTACAGGCCCCATTACCCGCATCACCCTTAAATTCGACGGGACTGTACCCACCATTAAGGATATCAAGATACTGCGGGCAAACATGCCTGACCTGGACTACGACATGGGGGTAAAAGTTTCGGGGGCCTTTAAAATCCAAGCGAAGATCCGCGACGAAAGCGGCATAAGCAGCATAAAGATAAAGGGCGATGAAACTAATACCTATGATGAAGTGATAAACAATTCTACCTATATATCGGGCCCGGAAAAGGATGCCAATGGAATGGTAGTGTATACCCTGACTGTTCCAATCAATTCCAATTCCGCTTGGTTCAACGGTATTTTCGAAAATAAATCAGGCTCCTATAACCTGGGCGTCCAGATTCAGGACACCAACAGCCCTATGCCTAATCTGACCCAGGCCACTATTACCCTTCAGATAGACAATTACTATCCTCTTGGATCTTATACAGGCAAAACAGATGCAGCCGGAACGTACTCCATCTCCGGGAAAGCCCGGGATACAGGGACCGGAATTTCCGTCCAGGGAGTGGACCGGGTGGTGGTTTATTTCTCCAGGGACGGGAACCCCATATCTCTTTGGCAGGATCACCCTGAATCCGCATTGCACCCTGCCCAATGGATATACAACCAAAAGGCAAAGCCCGGCAGATCCGCAGAATCAGAAACCCCGGGCAGTGAAATAACCCTGTCCTTCTTCCCAAAGAATTCCGCTATTTCCAATAACGCAGGAATTGTAATAAATGACAACGGGGATATTCCGGGAGTCGGCGGGAACAATTACAACCAGTCCTTTACCGGGAACCCCGATAAAGAATGGTCGGCAAAATTCGATACCGGCGCCAGGTTTAAAGACGGCCCCGTAACACTCCACTATGTGATTTTTGATACCGCAGGGAATGCCAGCTATTTTGAAAAAAAGCTGGTTATCAAAAACAATATCCCCAGCATTGCAAGCATCACTTTGGGAACGGATCTGATCGGCCATCCCTATAACAATGAAGTCTTTGACGGAAATAAAAAAATCAGCGCAAACTATGAAAACACCGGCTTTACCAGCCGGAACAATGCCCTGCGTTTCAGGATTGAATCAAGCGGCGGCAATGGCGCCATCCATTACAAGGTGAGCTCTATTTTGGGCGAATCCGCACCCAAGGCAGTACAGGATTTGGAAAAGGGCAAAGCCTATAAAATCGAAACAGCGGGCGCCGGCACGATCTGGAAAGATCTGGGGCTCAGCGACTCTGCCGACGGGAAGGCCGGGGATATCTTTATTGCTTCTGTAAACGGGAGCGCCGCCGCCGGTTCCGGTACGGTGAGGGAAATCCGCCTCTCTGAAGCTGCCCAGCAGTTTAAATCCGGCGCTGTACCTGCCGGGACAAACACTATAGACCTTGTCTTTAGGGGCAACGCCGCAGGCCAGAACTTTGCAGCATCCGGGGGCATCCCCGATGCCAACGGGATCAGGTTCTTTGTAAAAGCCTACGACACCATGATTCCTGGCGGAGATGAAAAAGACCAGCTTTCCGACTGCAAGATAATCAGCCTTAACATCAACAATATTGATGAGACCCTGCCAAAAGCCAGGCTCTATGACCTTAACCCGAATGCCGAAGCATCCATCAAAGGCGCCGGCGGCACAGTGAATGACTGGAGCCCGGTGGAGCCGACTAATTCCTCCATCAAACGATTGGGAGAGAACGAGTCCCGGGGCAGCATATACCGGGAAGGGACCACAGCCAGCCCCCTGATTCAGGGGCACATAGAACCCCGGGGCGTCAATCCAAATCAGAGCATCTGGGTAACAAATGGTGTCCCGTCACAATTCCCCAGGGACCAGGTGAGCGGCAAGGTGATCCTCCGGGGTTATACCGAAGATAATCAGCGCATAACGGGGATAAAGCTCCAGTTCGGAAATGACGAAAATACCGCTTTTGATATCCTTAAAGCCGATTCCACCACAGGGCGCCTTGTTCCTGTAACCGGGGCTGGTTCCGCGAATATTAAAGACGGTGATGTGAAGGTTTACGATGAATTGGACCTTGACGGCCACCGTGTGGAATGGGCCTTTATCTGGGACTCTACCCAACGTCCGGCCGGGGTTATCGTGGGCGAACAAATTGCTGTAAAGGCGATAGTGCTCGATGCCAATAGCAATAAAAGCGCCGAGGCAAAACAGGAAATTGGCAATGCTGATTATAACTCCATCAAGGTGGATCTGGTTCCCTACATTGCCGAGGTCGAAACTGCCCTGTCCCCCTTCTATAAGCGGGCGCCATCGGTGTTTAACCGCACTGCCCAGGGGCACTACCCGGTGGCAGAGAAAGACATCATCAAGGTCCATGTTTTTAATGCATTCGACACTGCAAAAAATGACATTACCCTGGATGGCAAAATTCTGGACATTACAGGAAATACCTCTGATACAGGCAGGCCAAGCCGGACATTGTCAGCCAACATTAAGACCGGTTCAACCGGCGGCCTGGTAGTGACTGCGAATTCCATAAAATCGAAGAACAACACCAACAATAACGAAGCTGTTTATAATCAGCAGCCCAACGGGATTAACAACGACACCCTCACCGATGATGCTGTTATCGATGTTTGGCAATTTACGGAAGTATTCAAATCACGCAGTGAATCCCGTTATCCGACCATGAAGGTGGGGCCCCAGGGGCAGATAGGATTCTCCTTTGCCAATGACTACCAGTGGTTCAATATGCCCGGGTATTTGTATAAAGCCGACAGTTCGGCAGCTACCAATGCAGGAAACAATAACGGCTTTTGGAGCCAGACACCCTATCAGCGGGCATGGGGAGGGTTTACCTATAACACCTTTGCCTTTGATCCCAAGGGTTTTACCTACGGGGCTGCGATAAATATTGACGAAGCAGGCGAAAAGCAGGGGGCGAATTTCTCCTTTATGAACCGCAGGCCGAATGCATTGCCCGGCGATATGGGGGATCATGATAATTATGAAGGCGCCCTGATAAATGCAATGCGACTGGAAAACACCGCATTGCCATCAAGCCCTGCCAAAACATCCTGGATTGTCGATGTTAACCGGATTCAGTCCCCGGCAATTGTAACTTCCATGCGTGACCCCAAGAGCGCTATTAATGACACCGATAACCGGGTGAATGTATATATGGCATACTATGACCGGACTACCAAACAGGTCCGTTTCCGCTCCGGAAGCGTCGGGAAAAATAGATCCGATACTATGGGAAGCGATATTTTAGCCACAGTAAGCAGCAATAATCTATTTACCACTAATGAACCGCATAATCTTGCAGCCGGCACAGAGGTTTATATACACAAACGTCATGACGGAAATCCTGACAAAACAATCCCCTACTATGTTCTTAGCAATGGTGCGAATTCCTTCAGTTTGAGCTCTACATCGGGCGGCAGTATTGCAACTGTTCCCAGCGGGGACTATGGCGTCTCGGTGAGCTCCGGCGGACTGGTCGATTTGAGCGGCAACAGCGCCAGCGGCTATGCACGGATTGACTATGCCGATGCAAAGCCGTCCAGTTACCAAACCGTTGCGGCCAGCGGCCAATACAACCCCGGCAAGTCGATTACCTATAACAATATTTCCGGCGCTACCGGCTGGACCACTGACTATCCCCAGGCCACCGAATATGGTCCCGGAAAGCATGTAGCCATTGAGGTTGTAAAAAACGGAAATGCCGATGTGGCGCTTCTTGCCTGGTTTGACGAGCAGCATGACCAATTGGTGTATTCCTATAATATAAATCCATCAGGGAATTCAGCGGCCCAGTGGCAGAGCAATGCAAAGACAATCGAAGACAATGCCGGCGAAGGGGTAAGCATGGCAGTGGACAGTAATGGAGGAGTGCATTTGGCGTACTACAGTTCCAACGGGGCTGATCTAAAATACGCGTATGCCCCCTCTTACCATAGTGATTTTTCCATTGTAACAGTTGATTCGTACCTCTCAGTGGGAACCCTCTCCACTATCACTGTTGGCATGGATGCCTCCGGCAGGCAGGTACCGTACATCTCTTATTATGCAACCGGCGCTGCCGCCCTTCGGGCAAAAGTGGCCTACCGGGATTATGCAACTGTACCCAATGGCGGTACTGCTGTGGCAGGATCTGACTCAACTGACAGGGTCACCGGGGCATGGGAGATCAGCGTAGTGCCTACCAAGAATACCCCCTCGGAATACAAGGTGAGCGTTGGTGTTTACACCGTTAATGGCTACCTTGTCGAAATACCTTCCAATACAGGCGGAACCCTTCTTACAGGTTCTGGCTATGCCGGCACTATTCCCGTTGACGCCCCAACCAGGGTGTATGGGAATGGTACCCTCAACCCGGTGGTGGGGTACGGGACTGCCTCAAACCTGGAAATGGCACAGAAGAAGTAA
- a CDS encoding type II toxin-antitoxin system VapC family toxin has translation MNIIDTSCWIEYLMNSDIGAQVAPFAENPGELVVPTITIYEVYKKLLAEKDEEYALDVVSYMQTGTVIDLNTTLCLSAAQIGRIHKLPMADSIIYATSLHYSAILWTCDRHFKDIPLIKYFPKSQ, from the coding sequence ATGAATATTATTGATACTTCCTGTTGGATTGAGTACCTCATGAATTCTGATATAGGAGCACAAGTTGCACCGTTTGCCGAAAACCCCGGTGAACTCGTTGTTCCAACAATAACCATCTATGAAGTCTACAAAAAATTATTGGCGGAAAAAGATGAAGAATATGCCCTGGATGTAGTCTCATATATGCAAACTGGCACCGTTATTGACCTTAATACCACTTTATGCCTTTCCGCCGCCCAAATAGGCCGAATACATAAACTGCCTATGGCGGACAGTATTATTTATGCAACCTCACTGCACTATTCAGCGATCCTTTGGACGTGTGACAGGCATTTTAAAGATATTCCCCTTATAAAGTATTTTCCAAAAAGCCAGTAA
- the clpA gene encoding ATP-dependent Clp protease ATP-binding subunit ClpA, with product MKISDHVQAIINAAYNEAKARNHEYLTPEHILYAALNFDEVQGILTACGADLMMLRNGMESFFEQKIPVVGGGDPIQTANFQSVIERAVLSYQSAQKDMLEVSDILVSLYDEDRNYCAYYLRQAGVDRFDLLNILSHGFESGERGPGLRGFTKSGASPRNEEDPNRDNLLDDEIPEAGPKSKAAKKSALERFATELTALARENRLEPVIGRELELDRTVQVLCRRLKNNPVHVGDSGVGKTAITEGLAQRIVAGKVPPTLKDFTIYSLDMGALVAGTKYRGDFEERIKRVVEEILKKEKAILFIDEIHTLVGAGSVSGSALDASNLLKPALSSGKIRCIGSTTHEEYSKFFDKDRALSRRFQKIDINEPSEVDAIKILQGLKSKYEDYHKVHYTDEAVEGAVRLSAQYITERRLPDKAIDVIDEAGAFARIEAYKKESAGQNAEEPAVTEHSIQEASTSVGTIDIGLPLIETVISKIARIPERSVGGREKDKLRELEEKLRTRIFGQDEAVTAVVKAVKRSRAGFRDANKPVANFLFVGPTGVGKTELARSLADIMGVSMHRFDMSEYQEKHTVSRLIGSPPGYVGYEEGGLLTDAIRKQPHSVVLLDEIEKAHPDIYNILLQIMDYATLTDNNGRKADFRNVVLIMTSNAGARDIGKNLIGFGERVMDESAVDGAVEKIFTPEFRNRLDAVVRFGHLSKEIMASIVTKELENFKGQLAEKKVHLHVSEACIAQLAEEGYSREFGARNVGRVVEEKIKAFFVDEVLFGRLSEGGAARADYADGEFKIEILENEPVA from the coding sequence ATGAAAATTTCGGATCATGTGCAGGCCATTATCAATGCGGCCTATAACGAAGCCAAGGCGAGGAACCACGAGTACCTTACCCCGGAGCATATACTTTACGCGGCCCTGAATTTCGACGAAGTCCAGGGCATATTGACTGCCTGCGGCGCAGACTTGATGATGCTCCGAAACGGCATGGAGAGCTTTTTTGAACAGAAAATTCCTGTTGTGGGAGGCGGAGACCCCATCCAGACCGCCAATTTTCAGAGTGTCATCGAGAGGGCGGTACTTTCCTATCAATCTGCCCAAAAGGATATGCTTGAGGTATCCGACATACTCGTATCCCTCTACGACGAGGACAGAAACTATTGCGCCTATTATCTCCGCCAGGCGGGGGTGGATCGTTTCGACCTGCTTAACATCCTCTCCCATGGCTTCGAATCCGGGGAGCGGGGGCCGGGACTTCGGGGCTTTACCAAGTCCGGGGCTTCTCCCAGGAACGAGGAAGATCCCAACAGGGACAACCTCCTGGACGACGAAATACCGGAAGCGGGCCCCAAATCCAAGGCTGCCAAGAAAAGCGCCCTTGAGAGATTCGCCACAGAGCTTACTGCCCTGGCCAGGGAAAACCGGCTTGAACCGGTCATTGGCAGGGAATTGGAACTGGACCGCACGGTGCAGGTGCTTTGCAGGCGGCTCAAGAACAATCCTGTCCATGTAGGCGATTCGGGTGTGGGCAAAACCGCCATCACCGAGGGGCTGGCCCAGCGCATAGTGGCGGGCAAAGTCCCCCCTACCCTGAAGGATTTTACCATCTATTCCCTGGACATGGGCGCACTTGTGGCAGGCACTAAGTACCGGGGCGACTTTGAAGAGCGGATCAAGAGGGTTGTGGAAGAAATACTCAAAAAAGAAAAAGCCATACTTTTCATAGACGAGATCCATACCCTGGTGGGGGCGGGATCGGTTTCGGGCAGTGCGCTGGACGCTTCCAACCTGCTTAAGCCTGCCCTAAGCTCCGGGAAGATACGCTGCATAGGTTCCACCACTCACGAGGAATACAGCAAATTCTTCGACAAGGACAGGGCGCTTTCGCGGCGTTTCCAGAAAATCGACATCAATGAACCAAGCGAAGTTGACGCCATCAAGATCCTGCAGGGGCTTAAATCAAAATACGAGGATTACCACAAGGTCCACTATACCGATGAAGCCGTGGAAGGGGCGGTGCGCCTCTCTGCCCAATACATCACCGAACGCCGCCTGCCGGACAAGGCTATAGATGTCATCGACGAGGCCGGCGCCTTTGCCCGTATCGAGGCGTATAAAAAGGAATCCGCCGGCCAGAATGCCGAAGAGCCTGCGGTAACGGAACATTCCATTCAGGAAGCTTCCACATCAGTAGGCACTATAGACATAGGGCTCCCCCTTATCGAGACAGTGATTTCCAAAATCGCCCGCATCCCGGAACGCTCGGTTGGGGGCAGGGAGAAGGATAAACTCAGGGAGCTGGAAGAAAAGCTCCGCACCAGGATCTTTGGGCAGGACGAGGCTGTTACCGCGGTGGTCAAGGCTGTAAAGCGGTCGAGGGCCGGCTTTAGGGATGCCAATAAACCGGTGGCCAACTTCCTCTTTGTGGGGCCTACGGGGGTCGGCAAAACAGAGCTTGCCCGGAGCCTTGCGGATATCATGGGCGTATCCATGCATCGCTTCGATATGAGCGAGTACCAGGAGAAGCACACGGTTTCCCGCCTCATAGGATCGCCCCCCGGTTATGTGGGTTATGAAGAAGGCGGCCTCCTTACCGATGCCATACGCAAGCAGCCCCACAGTGTGGTGCTCCTGGACGAGATTGAAAAAGCCCACCCGGATATTTACAACATACTCCTCCAGATCATGGATTATGCTACCCTCACGGACAACAACGGCAGGAAGGCCGACTTCCGCAATGTGGTGCTTATCATGACCAGCAATGCAGGCGCCAGGGACATCGGCAAAAACCTCATCGGCTTTGGCGAGCGCGTCATGGACGAGAGCGCCGTGGACGGAGCTGTGGAAAAAATATTCACCCCGGAATTCCGCAACCGCCTTGACGCCGTGGTGCGCTTCGGGCATCTCTCAAAAGAAATCATGGCGTCCATTGTGACCAAGGAGCTTGAAAACTTTAAGGGACAGCTGGCCGAAAAGAAAGTGCATCTTCACGTGAGCGAAGCCTGCATTGCCCAGCTGGCTGAAGAAGGCTATTCCCGGGAATTCGGCGCCCGCAATGTGGGCAGGGTGGTGGAAGAAAAGATCAAAGCCTTTTTTGTGGACGAGGTCCTCTTTGGCCGCTTGAGCGAGGGCGGCGCAGCGCGAGCCGATTATGCCGACGGTGAATTCAAGATCGAAATACTGGAAAACGAGCCAGTCGCCTAA